A window from Oceanithermus desulfurans encodes these proteins:
- the purH gene encoding bifunctional phosphoribosylaminoimidazolecarboxamide formyltransferase/IMP cyclohydrolase produces the protein MRALLSVSDKTGLLEFARGLAALGFELVSTGGTARVLADAGLAVTPVERVTGFPEVLGGRVKTLHPRVHAGVLARADQLDELEELGIAPFDLVAVNLYPFERTVAAGAEAAEALEQIDIGGPTLLRAAAKNHPRVWAVVRPEDYPAVLAALATGDDRVAAQLRERLAARAFAHTAAYDAAIAGWFADRLEGRFPERRLLVLDKAGDLRYGENPHQAAALYRVRGETGPLLEAEQLQGKAMSFNNYGDAEAAWNLVSAFTEPAAVAVKHQNPCGAAVAPTLAEAFQKAHDADPVSIFGGIVALNRPVDAETAAKLAPIFLEVVLAPGFSGAAREALAHKKNLRLLRVPEPARGEYLDFRRLRGGLLVQDADVAPLEASALRVVTQSAPTEDEWADLRFAWKVVRALRSNAIALARGGATVGLGMGQTSRIDAARHALEQAGEAARGAVMASDAFFPFDDVVRLAAEYGVRAVIQPGGSKRDADSIAAADAAGMAMVFTGQRVFRH, from the coding sequence ATGCGCGCCTTGCTATCGGTATCGGACAAGACGGGTCTGCTGGAGTTCGCCCGCGGGCTCGCGGCGCTGGGGTTCGAGCTGGTCTCCACCGGGGGGACGGCCCGCGTCCTCGCCGACGCCGGGCTCGCGGTCACGCCGGTCGAGCGGGTGACGGGCTTCCCCGAGGTGCTGGGCGGTCGGGTGAAGACGCTGCACCCCCGCGTGCACGCCGGGGTGCTGGCGCGCGCCGACCAGCTGGACGAGCTCGAAGAACTCGGCATCGCGCCCTTCGACCTGGTCGCCGTCAACCTCTACCCCTTCGAGCGCACCGTGGCCGCGGGGGCAGAGGCGGCGGAGGCGCTGGAGCAGATCGACATCGGCGGCCCCACGCTGCTGCGGGCGGCGGCCAAGAACCATCCCCGGGTCTGGGCCGTGGTGCGGCCCGAGGATTACCCCGCGGTGCTCGCGGCCCTCGCCACAGGCGACGACCGGGTCGCCGCGCAGCTGCGCGAGCGGCTGGCCGCGCGTGCCTTCGCCCACACCGCCGCCTACGACGCCGCGATCGCCGGGTGGTTCGCCGATCGGTTGGAGGGGCGCTTTCCGGAGCGCAGGCTGCTCGTCCTCGACAAGGCGGGGGACCTGCGCTACGGCGAGAACCCGCACCAGGCGGCGGCGCTCTACCGGGTGCGGGGCGAGACGGGGCCGCTGCTCGAGGCCGAGCAGCTCCAGGGCAAGGCGATGAGTTTCAACAACTACGGCGACGCCGAGGCCGCCTGGAACCTGGTGAGCGCCTTCACGGAGCCGGCGGCGGTGGCCGTCAAGCACCAGAACCCCTGCGGCGCGGCCGTGGCGCCGACGCTGGCCGAAGCCTTCCAGAAGGCCCACGACGCTGACCCGGTGAGCATCTTCGGGGGCATCGTCGCTCTCAACCGCCCCGTGGACGCGGAGACCGCCGCGAAGCTGGCGCCGATCTTCCTCGAAGTGGTGCTGGCGCCGGGGTTTTCCGGCGCGGCGCGCGAGGCGCTCGCGCACAAGAAGAACCTGCGGCTTCTGCGGGTGCCCGAGCCCGCGCGCGGCGAATACCTGGACTTCAGGCGGCTGCGCGGCGGCCTGCTGGTGCAGGACGCCGACGTGGCGCCGCTCGAGGCCTCCGCCCTGCGGGTGGTCACCCAGAGCGCTCCCACCGAGGACGAGTGGGCCGACCTGCGCTTTGCCTGGAAGGTGGTGCGGGCGCTGCGCTCCAACGCCATCGCGCTGGCGCGGGGCGGGGCGACCGTGGGTCTGGGCATGGGGCAGACCAGCCGCATCGACGCCGCCCGGCACGCGCTCGAGCAGGCCGGCGAGGCCGCCCGCGGCGCGGTGATGGCCTCCGACGCCTTCTTCCCCTTCGACGACGTGGTGCGTCTCGCCGCCGAATACGGCGTGCGCGCGGTCATCCAGCCGGGCGGTTCCAAGCGCGACGCCGACTCGATCGCCGCCGCCGACGCGGCCGGCATGGCCATGGTCTTCACCGGGCAGCGGGTCTTCCGCCACTAG
- the rnhA gene encoding ribonuclease HI, which yields MAGVYTDGSADDKRRGGWAALLRCNGREKLISGAEPNTTNNRMELTAAVMALRALKKPCVVHLYTDSQYLKKAFTDGWLEKWQKNGWKTASRQPVKNQDLWRALLEETRRHEVYWHWTRGHAGHRENELVDKEAQRQRRTLPLG from the coding sequence ATGGCTGGGGTCTACACCGACGGCTCCGCCGACGACAAGCGGCGCGGCGGCTGGGCGGCGCTGTTGCGCTGCAACGGCCGCGAAAAGCTCATCAGCGGCGCCGAGCCGAACACCACCAACAACCGCATGGAGCTGACCGCCGCGGTGATGGCCCTCCGGGCGCTCAAGAAGCCCTGCGTGGTGCACCTCTACACCGACTCGCAGTACCTCAAGAAGGCCTTCACCGACGGCTGGCTGGAGAAGTGGCAGAAGAACGGCTGGAAGACGGCGAGCCGGCAGCCGGTGAAGAACCAGGACCTATGGCGAGCCTTGCTTGAAGAGACCCGGCGCCACGAGGTGTACTGGCACTGGACCCGCGGCCACGCCGGCCACCGCGAAAACGAGCTGGTCGACAAGGAAGCCCAGCGGCAGCGGCGCACGCTGCCGCTGGGTTAG
- a CDS encoding ABC transporter ATP-binding protein, whose translation MRVSAGYRRGAPVLREVSLRVVPGKVRALVGANGVGKTTLLRLALGMLAPWSGRVILFGQNPLLSTSRFAGRVGMVLDGRRRLEPRWTGWENIEYHAARLGLSPREYRNWGFHLLERFGLPEHHVVNRYSRGMRQRLRLVIAFLPRPELLLLDEPTLGLDVVGQRVLMQILEEERRAGRALLITSQSLNFLERIADTFTVLRAGRVLAEGSLEAIAETMGQNLRLRLVLAHPERLNGSLPQGWEKDEMGGLLGPMEAGSLASVLELVAARQAGLLDIERESPLERGVSEEQ comes from the coding sequence ATGCGGGTGAGCGCCGGTTATAGGCGGGGAGCCCCGGTGCTGAGGGAGGTCTCCCTTCGAGTTGTCCCCGGAAAAGTGCGTGCTCTGGTAGGGGCGAACGGCGTGGGAAAGACCACGCTTTTGCGCTTGGCCCTGGGCATGCTTGCTCCGTGGTCGGGTCGGGTGATCTTGTTTGGGCAGAACCCCCTTTTGTCCACTAGTCGTTTTGCTGGCCGAGTTGGGATGGTGCTTGACGGCAGGAGGCGGCTGGAACCCCGTTGGACCGGTTGGGAGAACATCGAATACCACGCCGCCCGCCTGGGACTTTCTCCACGGGAATACCGGAATTGGGGGTTTCACCTGCTTGAGCGGTTTGGATTGCCTGAACATCATGTGGTCAACCGCTACTCCCGGGGCATGCGACAGCGGCTCAGGCTCGTGATCGCCTTCTTGCCTCGCCCGGAACTCTTGCTCCTCGATGAACCAACCCTGGGATTGGACGTCGTAGGACAACGAGTCCTGATGCAGATTCTGGAAGAGGAGCGCCGGGCAGGACGGGCCTTGCTCATCACCTCGCAGTCATTAAATTTCTTGGAAAGAATAGCGGATACTTTTACCGTTTTGCGAGCAGGTCGGGTACTTGCTGAGGGTTCACTTGAAGCCATTGCCGAGACCATGGGGCAGAACCTCCGATTGCGCCTGGTTCTGGCCCATCCCGAGCGTTTGAACGGAAGCCTGCCGCAGGGCTGGGAGAAGGATGAAATGGGTGGACTCTTGGGTCCTATGGAGGCAGGTTCTTTAGCTTCCGTACTCGAGCTGGTAGCCGCCAGGCAGGCCGGGCTTTTGGATATTGAGCGGGAATCTCCTTTGGAAAGGGGTGTCTCGGAAGAACAATGA
- a CDS encoding thioredoxin family protein, which translates to MAVMESQMVPLGSPAPGFDLPDVVSGRNVSLHDFTGRPLLVVFMSNHCPYARHIERKLAEVANAYAGRGVATVWISSNDVENYPADAPEKLAEQARRVGARFPYLYDASQEVAKAYKAVCTPDLFLYDAEHKLFYRGRFDATRPEKGTPGGEDLILALDALLAGQDPPEPQHPSMGCNIKWKPGNEPDYFG; encoded by the coding sequence ATGGCCGTAATGGAATCGCAGATGGTCCCGCTGGGCAGCCCGGCGCCCGGGTTCGACCTGCCCGACGTGGTGAGCGGCCGCAACGTGAGCCTGCACGACTTCACCGGCCGGCCGCTCCTGGTGGTCTTTATGAGCAACCACTGCCCCTACGCCCGCCACATCGAGCGCAAGCTGGCCGAGGTGGCGAACGCCTACGCCGGGCGCGGCGTGGCCACGGTCTGGATCTCGAGCAACGACGTGGAGAACTACCCGGCCGACGCCCCCGAAAAGCTGGCCGAGCAGGCGCGGCGCGTGGGCGCGCGCTTCCCCTACCTGTACGACGCCAGCCAGGAGGTCGCCAAAGCCTACAAGGCCGTGTGCACCCCCGACCTCTTCCTCTACGACGCCGAGCACAAACTCTTCTACCGCGGCCGCTTCGACGCCACCCGGCCCGAGAAGGGCACGCCCGGCGGCGAGGACCTGATCCTGGCCCTCGACGCGCTGCTGGCCGGTCAGGACCCGCCCGAACCGCAGCACCCCAGCATGGGCTGCAACATCAAGTGGAAGCCGGGAAACGAGCCCGACTACTTCGGCTAA
- a CDS encoding metallophosphoesterase family protein, whose translation MRLGLFSDVHANFPALEATLGTLDEEGVDFLLCLGDVVGYGPHPREVVQLLRRRNIVCTLGSSDANLAFPFAKTEREGVADEILDWTREQLTDEELHWLRYLPVTYRLHTPFGRLRGFHGLPYQPEKRFPLSKPSAELIPVFERLSSRIVVTGGSHVPFHRQVGDYWLIDPGSVGMTLGGEPGADAMILTIAEDAVEVETLKIDYDIGQTVFDVQAWGLPDVVAQAIRNGGLAEEL comes from the coding sequence ATGCGCCTCGGCCTGTTTTCGGACGTCCACGCCAACTTTCCGGCCCTGGAGGCCACGTTGGGGACGCTGGACGAGGAGGGGGTGGACTTCCTCCTCTGCCTCGGCGACGTGGTGGGCTACGGCCCGCACCCGCGCGAGGTGGTTCAGCTGCTGCGCCGGCGCAACATCGTCTGCACCCTCGGCTCCTCCGACGCCAACCTGGCCTTCCCCTTCGCCAAGACCGAGCGCGAGGGGGTGGCCGACGAAATCCTCGACTGGACCCGCGAACAGCTGACCGACGAGGAACTGCACTGGCTGCGCTACCTCCCCGTCACCTACCGCCTCCACACCCCCTTCGGGCGGCTGCGCGGCTTTCACGGCCTGCCCTACCAGCCGGAAAAACGCTTTCCGCTCTCCAAGCCCTCGGCCGAGCTGATCCCCGTCTTCGAGCGGTTGTCGAGCCGCATCGTCGTCACCGGCGGCAGCCACGTACCCTTCCACCGCCAGGTGGGCGACTACTGGCTGATCGATCCCGGCTCGGTGGGCATGACGCTGGGCGGCGAGCCCGGCGCCGACGCCATGATCCTCACGATCGCGGAGGACGCCGTCGAGGTGGAAACGCTCAAGATCGACTACGACATCGGCCAGACCGTCTTCGACGTGCAGGCCTGGGGGCTCCCGGACGTGGTGGCCCAGGCGATCCGCAACGGCGGCCTAGCCGAAGAGCTCTAG
- a CDS encoding uracil-DNA glycosylase — translation MSLEELAAQAAHCTACRLHEGRTHVVFGEGDPDAKLMIVGEGPGADEDAQGRPFVGRAGQLLDRILEAAGIPRSSVYITNIVKCRPPGNRNPLPDESKICSSLWLLKQIELIRPQIIVPLGSVATQFFLGEKLPITKVRGQWFEWNGIQVFPMFHPAYLLRNPSRAPGSPKALTWKDIQTVKQTLDRLGPKPQREIKASAQDPLF, via the coding sequence ATGAGCCTGGAAGAGCTCGCCGCTCAGGCCGCCCACTGCACCGCCTGCCGGCTGCACGAAGGGCGCACCCACGTGGTCTTCGGAGAGGGCGACCCCGACGCCAAGCTGATGATCGTGGGCGAGGGCCCGGGCGCCGACGAGGACGCCCAGGGCCGGCCCTTCGTGGGCCGCGCCGGCCAGCTGCTCGACCGCATCCTCGAAGCGGCCGGCATCCCCCGCTCGAGCGTCTACATCACCAACATCGTCAAGTGCCGTCCGCCGGGCAACCGCAACCCCCTGCCCGACGAGTCCAAGATCTGCAGCTCGCTGTGGCTGCTCAAGCAGATCGAGCTGATCCGGCCGCAGATCATCGTGCCGCTCGGCTCGGTGGCCACCCAGTTCTTCCTGGGCGAGAAGCTGCCCATCACCAAGGTGCGGGGGCAGTGGTTCGAGTGGAACGGCATCCAGGTCTTCCCGATGTTCCACCCCGCCTACCTGCTGCGCAACCCCTCGCGCGCCCCCGGAAGCCCCAAGGCGCTGACCTGGAAGGACATCCAGACGGTCAAGCAGACGCTCGACCGGCTCGGCCCCAAGCCCCAACGCGAGATCAAGGCCTCCGCCCAGGACCCCCTCTTCTGA
- a CDS encoding winged helix-turn-helix domain-containing protein, translating into MEETCVVQSQEEARALASPLTLQILAAFDEPKTAADAARRLELPRNRVGYHVRKLAGVGLLQEVRRRGRRIYYERRAARVKIPFTLMPFAAPGEAVSRYAEDFVKGLLERAVRYSLMAERPDEDFLVLGAADARMPSPVTALLGEAAFSSRALDLLKELEAELRQPKQDAIQGREKRVGEYLFAVIVVPSD; encoded by the coding sequence ATGGAGGAAACCTGCGTCGTACAAAGCCAGGAAGAGGCGCGCGCCTTGGCGAGCCCCTTGACCCTCCAGATCCTTGCTGCATTCGACGAACCCAAGACCGCGGCCGATGCGGCCCGGAGACTGGAACTCCCCCGAAACCGGGTCGGCTACCACGTGCGTAAGCTGGCAGGAGTCGGGTTATTGCAAGAGGTTCGCCGCCGGGGCCGGCGCATTTATTACGAACGCCGGGCAGCGCGGGTAAAGATCCCCTTCACACTGATGCCTTTCGCCGCCCCCGGCGAGGCGGTTAGCCGCTACGCAGAAGACTTCGTCAAAGGCTTGCTGGAGCGCGCGGTGCGGTACAGCTTGATGGCGGAGCGGCCGGATGAAGACTTCCTAGTTTTGGGAGCGGCCGATGCGAGGATGCCGTCCCCGGTCACGGCGCTGCTTGGGGAAGCGGCGTTTTCTTCTCGCGCCTTGGATCTGCTCAAAGAGCTGGAGGCAGAGCTTCGCCAGCCAAAGCAAGACGCCATTCAGGGCAGAGAGAAGAGAGTGGGTGAATACCTATTCGCGGTCATCGTCGTGCCCTCGGATTAG
- the lnt gene encoding apolipoprotein N-acyltransferase, whose product MVAFLLGAALALTLPPFTWGWLAPLPLALLLRIWSGPRRTRAAFLAGLGFWGVHLIWLPQSFTAMFGGLGALPFVPMIAAEAGFWALVVYLLGRRGLALLGGWLLLDYLRANLGVLAFPWGDLGYALTDAPGRMLAALGGVHLLTLAVLLTAYALARGRYLALVPWALLWLWPLPQAAGGERALLVQGAIDPLAKVRGVDSERRYLELTRSGLAANPGVGVVVWPETAVPRLPDGLESWLGPRALVAGVAAYQEGYRNRVVWWQDGGVRAVYDKHRLVPFGEFFPWRPLLGWVYGYFFDAFGLGPLADTVAGTRIEPLGPYGAYVCYESVFPGIARRLAREGARVLVNVSNDAWFGPSFGAAQHFAMGRLRAVETGRWLLRAGNDGITAVVDPYGRVTARLERGRPGVLAAAYARLDGRTPYVRFGEAPVLLLALGLALLGRAPRRGPF is encoded by the coding sequence ATGGTGGCCTTCTTGTTGGGCGCGGCGCTGGCGCTTACGCTGCCTCCCTTCACCTGGGGCTGGCTGGCGCCGCTGCCGCTCGCCCTGCTGCTGCGGATCTGGAGCGGCCCCCGCCGGACGCGGGCGGCCTTTCTGGCGGGCCTCGGGTTCTGGGGCGTGCACCTGATCTGGCTGCCCCAGAGCTTCACCGCGATGTTCGGCGGGCTCGGGGCCCTGCCCTTCGTACCCATGATCGCGGCCGAGGCGGGGTTCTGGGCCCTGGTCGTCTACCTTCTGGGGCGGCGCGGTCTCGCGCTACTGGGGGGGTGGCTGCTCCTCGACTACCTGCGCGCCAACCTGGGTGTGCTGGCCTTCCCCTGGGGCGACCTCGGCTACGCCCTTACCGACGCCCCCGGCCGCATGCTGGCGGCTTTGGGGGGCGTGCACCTGCTGACGCTGGCGGTGTTGCTCACGGCCTACGCGCTGGCGCGGGGGCGCTACCTGGCGCTCGTGCCCTGGGCGTTGTTGTGGTTGTGGCCGCTGCCGCAGGCCGCGGGTGGGGAACGGGCGCTGCTGGTGCAGGGCGCGATCGACCCGCTGGCCAAGGTGCGGGGGGTGGACTCCGAGCGGCGCTACCTGGAGCTGACCCGCAGCGGTTTGGCGGCGAACCCGGGGGTGGGGGTGGTGGTCTGGCCCGAGACCGCGGTGCCGCGGCTGCCGGACGGCCTCGAGTCCTGGCTGGGCCCCCGCGCGCTCGTCGCGGGCGTCGCCGCCTACCAGGAGGGCTACCGCAACCGCGTCGTCTGGTGGCAGGACGGCGGGGTGCGCGCGGTCTACGACAAGCACCGCCTGGTGCCCTTCGGCGAGTTCTTTCCCTGGCGGCCGCTTCTGGGCTGGGTCTACGGCTACTTCTTCGACGCCTTCGGCCTGGGACCGCTCGCGGACACCGTCGCCGGGACGCGCATCGAACCCCTGGGGCCTTACGGCGCCTACGTCTGTTACGAGTCGGTCTTTCCCGGCATCGCCCGCAGGCTGGCGCGCGAGGGGGCGCGGGTGCTGGTGAACGTCAGCAACGACGCCTGGTTCGGCCCCAGCTTCGGCGCGGCGCAGCACTTCGCCATGGGCCGCCTGCGAGCGGTGGAGACGGGCCGCTGGCTCCTGCGCGCGGGCAACGACGGCATCACCGCGGTGGTCGACCCCTACGGCCGCGTGACCGCCCGGCTCGAGCGCGGCCGGCCGGGGGTGCTCGCTGCCGCCTATGCGCGGCTGGACGGCCGCACCCCCTACGTGCGCTTCGGTGAGGCGCCGGTCTTGCTGCTCGCCCTGGGACTTGCCCTCCTCGGGCGGGCGCCGCGGCGCGGCCCCTTCTGA
- the rnhA gene encoding ribonuclease HI, giving the protein MDCTVEVFTDGSADDKRRGGWAALLRSGGREKLISGAEPNTTNNRMELTAAVMALRALKKPCVVHLYTDSQYLKKAFTDGWLEKWQRNGWKTASRQPVKNQDLWRVLLEETRRHEVHWHWTRGHAGHRENELVDREANRRRNALKDP; this is encoded by the coding sequence ATGGACTGCACCGTCGAAGTCTTCACCGACGGCTCCGCCGACGACAAGCGGCGCGGCGGCTGGGCGGCGCTGTTGCGCAGTGGCGGCCGCGAAAAGCTCATCAGCGGCGCCGAGCCGAACACCACCAACAACCGCATGGAGCTGACCGCCGCGGTGATGGCGCTCCGGGCGCTCAAGAAGCCCTGTGTGGTGCACCTCTACACCGACTCGCAGTACCTCAAGAAGGCCTTCACCGACGGCTGGCTCGAGAAGTGGCAAAGGAACGGCTGGAAGACGGCGAGCCGGCAGCCGGTGAAGAACCAGGACCTCTGGCGCGTTCTGCTCGAGGAGACCCGGCGCCACGAGGTGCACTGGCATTGGACCCGCGGTCACGCCGGGCACCGTGAGAACGAACTCGTGGACCGCGAGGCGAACCGCCGCCGGAACGCACTCAAAGACCCTTAG
- the guaA gene encoding glutamine-hydrolyzing GMP synthase: MSVVILDFGSQYTHLIARRIRELHAYSVVLPGPALLEQVRAHAPGAVVLSGGPSSVFDPAAMRPDEGVFELGVPVLGICYGMQYLAQRFGGRVERGGRAEYGKAWLTRFEGPLFEGMSGEVQVWMSHADAVTELPPGWRAVAATEENPVAAIQDGTGRFFGVQFHPEVAHTPKGMTILENFLRVAGVRRDWTPDHALDAALEEVRSRAAGERVLLAVSGGVDSSTLALLLARAGVDHAAVFVDHGLLRLGEREEVERALSSAGVNLVTVDARERFLAALAGVSDPEAKRKIIGREFIEVFKEQAARLGPFRFLAQGTLYPDVIESAGGTGAANIKSHHNVGGLPAELGFELLEPFRYLFKDEVRELGLLLGLPDAVRLRHPFPGPGLAIRILGPVDEEKLDLLRRADDLFISALKDHGLYDEVWQALAVLTPVKSVGVTGDERRYGYVLALRAVTSVDGMTADWARLPHDFLDEVARKIPQRIPEIGRVVYDLTSKPPGTIEWE, encoded by the coding sequence ATGAGTGTCGTCATCCTCGACTTCGGTTCCCAGTACACCCACCTGATCGCGCGCCGCATCCGCGAGCTGCACGCCTACTCGGTGGTGCTGCCCGGCCCCGCGCTGCTCGAGCAGGTGCGGGCGCACGCGCCCGGGGCGGTCGTGCTCTCGGGCGGACCCAGCTCGGTCTTCGACCCCGCGGCGATGCGTCCCGACGAGGGCGTCTTCGAGCTGGGCGTGCCGGTGCTGGGCATCTGCTACGGCATGCAGTACCTGGCCCAGCGCTTCGGCGGCCGGGTCGAGCGCGGCGGCCGCGCCGAGTACGGCAAGGCCTGGCTGACCCGCTTCGAGGGCCCGCTCTTCGAGGGGATGTCGGGTGAGGTGCAGGTGTGGATGAGCCACGCCGACGCCGTCACCGAGCTGCCCCCGGGTTGGCGCGCGGTCGCGGCCACCGAGGAGAACCCGGTCGCGGCCATCCAGGACGGCACCGGCCGCTTCTTCGGCGTGCAGTTCCACCCCGAGGTGGCCCACACCCCCAAGGGGATGACGATCCTCGAGAACTTCCTACGCGTCGCCGGCGTGCGGCGCGACTGGACGCCCGACCACGCCCTCGACGCCGCGCTGGAGGAGGTGCGCTCCCGGGCGGCTGGCGAGCGGGTGCTGCTCGCGGTCAGCGGCGGGGTGGACTCGAGCACCCTGGCGCTGCTGCTCGCCCGCGCCGGGGTGGACCACGCCGCCGTCTTCGTCGACCACGGCCTCCTGCGCCTGGGCGAGCGTGAAGAGGTGGAGCGCGCCCTTTCGTCCGCGGGGGTCAACCTGGTCACCGTGGACGCCCGCGAACGCTTCCTGGCCGCACTCGCCGGCGTGAGCGACCCCGAGGCCAAGCGCAAGATCATCGGCCGCGAGTTCATCGAGGTCTTCAAGGAGCAGGCGGCCCGCCTGGGCCCGTTCCGGTTCCTGGCCCAGGGCACCCTCTACCCCGACGTCATCGAGAGCGCCGGCGGCACCGGGGCGGCCAACATCAAGAGCCACCACAACGTTGGTGGCCTGCCGGCCGAGCTGGGTTTCGAGCTGCTCGAACCCTTCCGCTACCTCTTCAAGGACGAGGTGCGCGAGCTGGGCCTGCTGCTGGGCCTGCCCGACGCCGTCCGTCTGCGCCACCCCTTCCCGGGGCCGGGCCTGGCCATTCGTATTCTGGGGCCGGTGGACGAGGAAAAGCTCGACCTGCTGCGCCGCGCCGACGACCTGTTCATCAGCGCCCTCAAGGACCACGGCCTCTACGACGAGGTTTGGCAGGCGCTGGCGGTGCTCACCCCGGTGAAGAGCGTGGGCGTGACCGGCGACGAGCGCCGCTACGGCTACGTGCTGGCGCTGCGCGCGGTGACCAGCGTGGACGGCATGACCGCCGACTGGGCGCGCCTACCCCACGACTTCCTCGACGAGGTGGCGCGCAAGATCCCGCAGCGCATCCCCGAGATTGGCCGCGTCGTCTACGATCTCACCAGCAAGCCCCCGGGGACGATCGAGTGGGAGTGA
- the queG gene encoding tRNA epoxyqueuosine(34) reductase QueG, protein MNPLEELAHAARRRGFDVHFAPARLPEAYGRAYLDWLAAGRHAGMAYLARDPHARIDPARRFPWFRGALVLSLSYAYPEPPRPAGGVRLGRVARYAWVRDYHLRIDPRLRDLEDLCGRLGGRCRGYVDHGPVLEQAYAAAAGGGWIGRNGLWLTQQGGSYRHLAVLLTSWPAPPAAPHPNRCGRCAACVQACPTGAIVADGVVDARRCVSYWTIEHRGLVPLELWDGIGDRLFGCDDCQTVCPWNRRPRAADPLPDPELAWPDLEGFFRLSNRAFARRYAGSAFLRSGRAALARNALIVLANRDPEALARLLPAALADPSERVRATAAAAAARTGRGAEAAGARGSLGEAARGYVNRALELFG, encoded by the coding sequence ATGAACCCGCTCGAGGAACTCGCCCACGCCGCCCGTCGGCGTGGGTTCGACGTGCATTTCGCGCCGGCGCGCCTGCCCGAGGCCTACGGCCGCGCCTACCTGGACTGGCTCGCGGCGGGGCGGCACGCCGGCATGGCCTACCTGGCGCGCGACCCCCACGCGCGCATCGATCCCGCACGCCGCTTCCCCTGGTTCCGCGGCGCGCTGGTGCTCAGCCTTTCCTACGCCTACCCCGAGCCGCCCCGGCCGGCGGGGGGCGTGCGGCTGGGCCGGGTGGCCCGCTACGCCTGGGTGCGTGACTACCACCTGCGGATCGATCCCCGGCTGCGCGACCTCGAAGACCTCTGTGGGCGTCTCGGGGGGCGCTGCCGCGGCTACGTCGACCACGGCCCGGTGCTGGAACAGGCCTACGCCGCGGCCGCGGGCGGCGGTTGGATCGGCCGCAACGGCCTGTGGCTCACCCAGCAGGGCGGCAGCTACCGGCACCTCGCGGTGTTGCTGACCTCCTGGCCCGCGCCCCCCGCCGCGCCCCATCCGAATCGCTGCGGCCGCTGCGCCGCCTGCGTGCAGGCCTGCCCCACCGGGGCGATCGTCGCCGACGGCGTCGTCGACGCCCGCCGCTGCGTCAGCTACTGGACGATCGAGCACCGCGGCCTCGTCCCCCTGGAACTCTGGGACGGCATCGGCGACCGGCTCTTCGGCTGCGACGACTGCCAGACCGTCTGCCCCTGGAACCGCAGGCCGCGCGCCGCGGACCCGCTCCCCGATCCGGAGCTGGCCTGGCCCGACCTGGAGGGTTTCTTCAGGCTTTCCAACCGGGCCTTCGCACGGCGCTACGCGGGCAGCGCCTTCCTTCGCAGCGGCCGCGCGGCGCTGGCGCGCAACGCCCTGATCGTCCTCGCCAACCGCGACCCCGAGGCGCTGGCGAGACTCTTGCCCGCGGCGCTGGCCGATCCAAGCGAGCGGGTCCGGGCCACCGCAGCCGCCGCCGCCGCGCGCACCGGCAGGGGCGCGGAGGCCGCGGGCGCGCGCGGCTCGCTGGGGGAGGCCGCGCGCGGCTACGTGAACCGGGCGCTAGAGCTCTTCGGCTAG